A stretch of the Papaver somniferum cultivar HN1 chromosome 6, ASM357369v1, whole genome shotgun sequence genome encodes the following:
- the LOC113285822 gene encoding subtilisin-like protease SBT5.4 yields the protein MRGFGGPLSSLVLIILFALLQKSAFAVKPISRPGKKSYIVYMGAHSHGAEATSADLDKATDAHFQLLSTVVGSNEKARESMFYSYRRYINGFAAVLDQHEADEISKYPSVFSVFENEGRQLHTTHSWNFLGLESESGDVSPLSAWNIGRYGEDTIIANLDTGVWPESKSFSDEGMGPIPSRWKGTCQNNSKDGVPCNKKLIGARYFINGYAAGVDSYEIPTNLSARDYDGHGTHTLSTAGGNFVSGANVFGFGKGTAKGGAPKSRVAAYKVCWKPINDSGCYDADIIAAFEAAIHDGVDIISASIGGPPADYFSDGIAIGSFHAVKHGITVVTSAGNNGAVEGGVSNTAPWLITVGANTIDREFPVEIGLGNRKHLKGQSLYPKALPIKKFYPLINGTSAKAANSTNEDARLCFAGSLDPAKVKGKILACIRGISGRVEKGIVALQAGAAGMILANDEANGRETVADPHVLLSAHITYIDGLALFSYIGSTKSPGAIMTRARTQYGVNPVPVVAAFSSRGPNVVTPEILKPDVTAPGVDIIAAFTQAIGPAGETDDRRVLFNTESGTSMSCPHIAGVAALIKTVHPDWSPSAIKSAIMTTARTQDSQKVAMRNSSNLQATPFNYGSGQVRPNAVLDPGLVYDVTTNDYLNFLCGLGYDESQLKPFTPDMPYKCPESYTLTDFNYPSITVPDLQGSITVTRTVKNVGSPGTYKAQIHAPQWIRVSVEPKTLTFEKIGEEKMFKVTLKAVYSSEQYTFGRLTWTDGVHFVRSTIVVRGAPGPL from the exons ATGAGGGGTTTTGGAGGTCCATTGTCGTCACTTGTTTTAATCATTCTCTTCGCTTTGTTACAAAAATCCGCATTTGCTGTTAAGCCTATTAGTAGGCCTGGTAAAAAG TCTTATATTGTGTACATGGGTGCACACTCACATGGAGCAGAAGCTACATCAGCAGATCTGGATAAAGCAACTGATGCTCATTTTCAGTTACTGAGTACTGTTGTAGGAAG TAATGAAAAGGCTAGAGAATCAATGTTTTATTCGTACAGACGTTATATAAATGGTTTTGCTGCAGTCCTGGATCAGCATGAAGCAGATGAAATTTCAA AATACCCAAGTGTTTTCTCTGTTTTCGAAAACGAAGGAAGGCAGCTGCACACCACCCACTCATGGAACTTTCTTGGACTAGAATCTGAAAGTGGTGATGTTTCGCCTCTCTCGGCATGGAATATAGGGAGGTATGGGGAAGATACAATCATCGCTAACCTTGACACTG GAGTGTGGCCTGAATCAAAGAGCTTTAGTGATGAAGGAATGGGACCAATTCCGTCCAGATGGAAAGGAACTTGTCAGAATAACTCCAAAGATGGAGTTCCTTGCAACAA GAAGTTGATTGGAGCAAGATACTTCATCAATGGGTATGCAGCAGGAGTAGATTCCTACGAAATCCCGACAAATTTATCAGCACGTGATTACGATGGACATGGCACTCATACACTATCTACGGCTGGTGGTAACTTTGTATCAGGTGCTAATGTGTTTGGTTTTGGGAAGGGTACAGCCAAAGGCGGAGCCCCAAAATCTCGTGTTGCTGCTTACAAAGTCTGTTGGAAACCTATAAACGACAGTGGATGCTATGATGCTGATATTATTGCTGCATTTGAAGCTGCAATTCATGATGGTGTTGATATTATATCTGCATCTATTGGTGGACCGCCTGCTGATTACTTCAGTGACGGCATTGCCATTGGTTCATTCCATGCCGTGAAGCATGGTATCACTGTCGTCACATCAGCCGGTAATAATGGAGCCGTGGAAGGGGGAGTCTCTAATACCGCTCCCTGGTTAATAACAGTTGGTGCTAACACCATTGACAGGGAGTTCCCTGTTGAAATTGGACTTGGCAACAGGAAGCATCTCAAG GGTCAGAGTTTGTATCCAAAAGCGCTTCCAATTAAGAAattttatcctttgataaacggGACATCTGCAAAAGCAGCAAACTCGACAAATGAAGACGC TCGGTTGTGTTTTGCTGGGTCCCTTGATCCTGCCAAGGTTAAGGGTAAGATATTGGCATGCATTCGAGGCATAAGTGGTCGAGTCGAGAAAGGTATTGTGGCACTCCAAGCTGGTGCCGCAGGGATGATTCTAGCCAATGACGAGGCGAATGGACGTGAAACTGTAGCCGATCCTCATGTTCTTCTCTCTGCACACATCACCTACATTGATGGTCTGGCCTTGTTCTCTTACATCGGTTCAACCAA GTCACCGGGTGCTATTATGACACGAGCAAGAACTCAGTATGGTGTTAATCCAGTTCCCGTGGTGGCAGCTTTTTCATCTAGAGGGCCCAATGTTGTTACTCCTGAGATCCTTAAG CCTGACGTCACCGCACCAGGAGTGGATATTATAGCAGCATTCACTCAAGCAATAGGCCCGGCAGGTGAAACAGATGACCGTCGAGTTTTGTTCAATACCGAGTCTGGAACTTCAATGTCTTGCCCTCATATTGCTGGTGTCGCTGCCCTTATCAAAACAGTTCACCCCGACTGGAGTCCATCTGCCATCAAATCAGCAATTATGACTACCG CAAGGACCCAAGATAGCCAGAAGGTTGCAATGCGCAATTCGTCAAACCTCCAGGCAACACCATTCAATTATGGGTCAGGACAAGTGAGACCCAACGCTGTTCTGGACCCTGGTTTGGTCTACGACGTAACTACCAATGACTACTTGAACTTCCTCTGCGGACTTGGCTACGATGAATCCCAGCTCAAGCCTTTCACCCCAGACATGCCTTATAAATGCCCCGAGTCGTACACACTAACAGACTTCAACTACCCTTCTATCACCGTACCGGATCTCCAAGGTTCAATTACTGTAACTAGAACCGTTAAGAATGTTGGTTCTCCTGGTACTTACAAAGCTCAGATACATGCACCTCAATGGATAAGGGTATCCGTTGAGCCAAAAACATTGACATTCGAGAAGATCGGTGAGGAAAAGATGTTTAAGGTGACTCTCAAAGCTGTGTATTCTTCGGAACAATACACATTTGGGAGGCTAACATGGACTGACGGTGTGCATTTTGTGCGGAGTACTATAGTAGTGAGAGGAGCTCCTGGGCCGCTATAA